From the genome of Biomphalaria glabrata chromosome 17, xgBioGlab47.1, whole genome shotgun sequence, one region includes:
- the LOC129923791 gene encoding uncharacterized protein LOC129923791, which produces MEYRTYHGDSTNTALSVVFILLIVLVNGALVALHARRKGFYKNNKSMLKISMAIGNLVLTMFPLIVLAKFYNEDDYLPSISLLQKVTTCNLVLHFINVHCLTLLGADVLIKKAVPEVFNKLALALLTCSLPWIFSICIVLPLDLDLGQDLFMSRFILVSVLFPIFALNSLISDVVSVTMTKVMLGNRQRLLINLNPPVLFTNTGQEGQLRDLNQQSLNGSQWNVSTNPNFSNVGLAESLPNSNKRDIIHTSQQTSNQHEHSNSSPMEPTTETIQVSHANQQPMTPWALPDISNSTTLAPGIVTS; this is translated from the coding sequence ATGGAGTACAGAACATACCATGGGGACAGCACCAACACAGCACTTTCTGTCGTGTTCATTCTCTTGATAGTCTTAGTGAACGGAGCTCTCGTGGCTCTACACGCCAGAAGGAAAGGCTTCTATAAGAACAACAAGTCTATGTTAAAAATCTCCATGGCAATAGGAAATCTTGTTTTGACCATGTTCCCTTTGATTGTCCTGGCCAAATTCTACAACGAGGATGATTACCTCCCATCCATTTCGCTCCTACAGAAAGTCACTACCTGCAATTTGGTGCTCCACTTCATAAATGTTCATTGTCTGACTCTTCTAGGAGCAGACGTTTTAATAAAGAAAGCAGTGCCTGAAGTGTTTAACAAACTGGCATTAGCGTTGCTGACGTGTAGTTTACCTTGGATCTTTAGCATTTGCATCGTTTtgcctctagatctagatctaggtcaggaTTTATTTATGAGCCGTTTTATACTTGTATCGGTCTTGTTTCCTATCTTCGCACTAAACTCATTAATTAGTGATGTTGTGTCTGTTACCATGACGAAGGTAATGTTAGGGAATCGTCAACGTTTGCTGATCAATCTAAATCCACCAGTTCTATTTACGAACACAGGCCAAGAGGGACAGTTACGAGACTTAAACCAGCAGTCACTCAACGGTTCTCAATGGAATGTATCAACAAATCCAAATTTCAGTAATGTAGGTCTGGCTGAAAGTTTACCGAACAGTAACAAACGTGATATTATACATACATCGCAGCAGACGTCAAATCAACATGAACACTCGAATTCCTCGCCGATGGAGCCTACAACTGAAACAATACAAGTCAGTCACGCTAACCAACAGCCGATGACCCCATGGGCGCTCCCCGATATTTCAAACTCTACAACACTGGCGCCTGGAATTGTAACTTCTTAA
- the LOC129923786 gene encoding uncharacterized protein LOC129923786, with protein MKVWEFQEDRTKRIYTTYNPALIMEYRTYYGDSTNTALSVVFILLIVLVNGALVALHARRKGFYKNNKSMITISMAIGNLVLAMFPLIVLAKFYNEDDYLPSTSLQLRVATYIVMLHFINVHCLTLLGADALIKKAVPEAFNKLALALLTCSLPWIFSICLVLPLYIDTDLLLSRFILLLVLFPFFTLTSLISNIVSVIMTKRMLGYRQGVIINLNQPVLFTNINQVGQLQYLNQQPLNGSQWNVSSYPNLSNVGLAESSTNVNRRDDILTSQQTSNQHEHWTSTSMEPATQASQVSHANQQPMNTWALPDISNSTTVAPGIVTSQGHYQQPNPPTVAPSSDNVEGSAPNLRHEIIQLVSSILHLLMVMPSLFITSYENAFFDCDNEICQAIMWLQFASSILIPIILLPTTYFENRRLKAFFF; from the coding sequence ATGAAAGTCTGGGAATTCCAAGAAGATAGAACGAAAAGAATATATACAACGTATAATCCAGCCCTGATCATGGAGTACAGAACGTACTATGGGGACAGCACCAACACAGCACTTTCTGTCGTGTTCATTCTCTTGATAGTCTTAGTGAACGGAGCGCTCGTGGCTCTACACGCCAGAAGGAAAGGCTTCTATAAGAACAACAAGTCTATGATAACAATCTCCATGGCAATAGGAAATCTTGTTTTGGCCATGTTCCCTTTGATTGTCCTGGCCAAATTCTACAACGAGGATGATTACCTCCCTTCCACTTCGCTGCAACTCAGAGTCGCTACCTACATTGTGATGCTCCACTTCATAAATGTTCATTGTCTGACTCTTCTAGGAGCAGACGCTTTAATAAAGAAAgctgtgcctgaagcgtttaaCAAACTGGCATTAGCGTTGCTGACGTGTAGTTTACCTTGGATCTTCAGCATTTGCCTCGTTTTGCCTCTATATATAGATACGGATTTATTATTGAGCCGTTTTATACTTTTATTGGTCTTGTTTCCTTTTTTCACACTAACCTCATtaattagtaatatagtttcTGTTATCATGACAAAGAGAATGTTAGGGTATCGGCAAGGTGTTATAATCAATCTAAATCAACCAGTTCTATTTACGAATATAAACCAAGTGGGACAGTTACAATACCTTAACCAGCAGCCACTCAACGGTTCTCAATGGAATGTATCAAGTTACCCAAATCTCAGTAATGTAGGTTTGGCTGAAAGTTCAACGAACGTTAACAGACGTGATGATATACTTACATCGCAGCAGACGTCAAATCAACATGAACACTGGACTTCCACGTCCATGGAGCCTGCAACTCAGGCATCACAAGTCAGTCACGCTAACCAACAGCCAATGAACACATGGGCGCTTCCCGATATTTCAAACTCTACCACAGTGGCGCCTGGAATTGTAACTTCTCAAGGTCATTACCAGCAACCAAATCCTCCCACTGTCGCCCCTAGCTCCGACAATGTTGAGGGTTCAGCGCCTAATTTAAGACACGAAATAATACAACTGGTGTCCAGCATTTTGCATCTCCTAATGGTCATGCCATCTTTATTCATTACTAGCTACGAGAACGCTTTTTTTGACTGTGATAATGAGATTTGTCAAGCTATCATGTGGCTGCAATTCGCCAGTTCGATACTTATTCCTATCATATTGCTACCGACAACGTATTTTGAGAATAGGAGACTCAAAgcgttttttttctaa